One region of Paraburkholderia acidiphila genomic DNA includes:
- a CDS encoding ABC transporter permease — protein MKFSFARETARPDCACEATAKAKPRRSVDLRGAALPLVAIALWWALSASHLVKSGLLVSPADVIRTAHEQIGSGALARALSASLAREACGFAIGATAGLLLGGSLGLSRIAARIVGPSFDTFKQISLFAWIPLISVWFGLGDAAKVVFLSLAALLPVAAHTCDGIHAVPRKYVELAQALRYSRLQLIRYVLLPAALPSIFTGLYLALIYSWLATLGAEYLLVAGSGIGNLLIDGSEQFRMDLVLFGIVVVGAIGWALNALARRVERTVLARLHIAAK, from the coding sequence ATGAAATTCTCATTCGCACGAGAAACCGCGCGCCCCGATTGCGCCTGCGAGGCAACCGCGAAAGCCAAACCACGGCGAAGTGTCGATCTACGGGGTGCGGCCCTGCCCCTCGTCGCTATTGCGCTGTGGTGGGCCTTGAGCGCCTCGCATCTCGTGAAGAGCGGCCTGCTCGTGAGTCCCGCCGATGTAATTCGCACCGCTCACGAACAAATCGGGAGCGGTGCGTTGGCCCGCGCGCTTTCGGCATCGCTCGCACGCGAAGCCTGCGGCTTCGCCATCGGCGCAACGGCGGGACTCCTGCTGGGCGGCTCGCTGGGCCTCTCGCGCATCGCCGCGCGTATCGTTGGGCCGAGCTTCGACACGTTCAAGCAGATCTCGCTGTTCGCGTGGATTCCGCTCATTTCCGTGTGGTTCGGGCTCGGCGACGCCGCGAAGGTCGTCTTTCTGTCGCTCGCGGCGTTGCTCCCGGTTGCCGCCCACACCTGCGACGGCATTCACGCCGTCCCGCGCAAATACGTCGAACTCGCGCAGGCGTTGCGCTATTCGCGGCTGCAGCTAATCCGCTACGTCCTGTTGCCGGCCGCGCTCCCTTCGATTTTCACGGGCCTCTATCTCGCGCTCATCTATTCGTGGCTCGCCACGCTCGGCGCGGAGTATCTGCTCGTCGCGGGCAGCGGCATCGGCAATCTGCTGATCGACGGCAGCGAGCAATTCCGCATGGACCTCGTGCTGTTCGGTATCGTCGTCGTGGGCGCGATTGGCTGGGCGCTCAATGCGCTCGCACGCCGTGTGGAGCGAACGGTGCTGGCACGGTTGCACATCGCAGCCAAATGA
- a CDS encoding helix-turn-helix transcriptional regulator codes for MRYWNLDRPRQTGQFDLSRVTSLVSAIGRDDANALAAEVLNMLGPATSVTQCTVFAYEFGNRPRTVSVADHRGGRFLRDVADTYARLFYALDGNQQIVTGASADKPGSSLVLHWQSSADIAHDGYRTACYATPNVSDRLSLLLQPAADIWLSVNLYRESDAGNFQPAEVELVESLAPLIGESARHHYTIRGQSQLGIPQLMLARLRGLCPTLSKRELDALRGVLEGRSAVEIAECMGVKPSSVVTYQKRAYQRLGISSQRQLFALCLATDQG; via the coding sequence ATGCGTTACTGGAATCTCGATCGACCGAGGCAGACAGGTCAGTTCGACCTCTCGCGCGTCACCAGCCTCGTTTCGGCCATCGGCCGCGACGACGCCAACGCGCTCGCCGCCGAAGTGCTGAACATGCTCGGTCCGGCGACGTCGGTCACGCAGTGCACCGTGTTCGCCTACGAGTTCGGCAACCGGCCGCGCACGGTTTCGGTGGCCGATCATCGCGGCGGGCGCTTTCTGCGCGACGTCGCCGATACCTACGCACGCCTCTTCTACGCGCTCGACGGCAATCAGCAGATCGTCACCGGCGCTTCGGCCGACAAGCCGGGCTCGTCGCTCGTGCTGCACTGGCAAAGCAGCGCCGACATCGCACACGACGGGTACCGCACCGCGTGCTACGCCACGCCCAATGTGTCCGACCGGCTCTCGCTGCTGCTGCAGCCGGCCGCGGATATCTGGCTTTCCGTGAACCTGTACCGCGAAAGCGATGCCGGGAATTTTCAGCCGGCCGAAGTCGAACTGGTCGAATCGCTCGCGCCGCTGATCGGCGAGTCGGCGCGGCATCACTACACGATTCGCGGCCAGAGCCAGCTCGGCATTCCTCAGTTGATGCTCGCACGCCTGCGCGGGCTCTGCCCCACGCTGTCCAAGCGTGAACTCGACGCCCTGCGCGGCGTGCTCGAAGGACGCAGCGCGGTTGAAATCGCCGAATGCATGGGCGTGAAACCCAGCAGCGTCGTGACGTATCAGAAACGCGCGTATCAGCGGCTGGGGATTTCGAGCCAGCGGCAGCTTTTTGCGCTTTGTCTGGCGACGGATCAGGGCTAA
- a CDS encoding ABC transporter substrate-binding protein yields MRSYRVLQYLLCAALSFVSLHAAAEKPTVIRIGVAQQGAGDPPTFGGSTAATVQGQQLLEKEFAADGIKVEWLFFKGAGPAVNEAIANNALDFAYQGDLPSVLARANGLKTRILLESGVRSGVKVGVPADSDIKSIKDLKDRRVAIFRGTNLQLVADNALAENQLDEHALRVINLDTASSLAALASKGIDASVNDYHLYRLRDQGLARIVYESQHDGPQLTRQAHLLVLDSFEKAHPDIVQRVVNVFVQAAQWSSDEANRDALFKLWAKSGVSYASWQAEFGEQPLKYRNSPLIDPFIVARYKAVAQDALRLKLIRQPVDVDSWFEPRYLDNALRTQKLEHYWTRYDAAGKPLG; encoded by the coding sequence ATGCGTTCATATCGTGTTCTGCAGTACCTGCTTTGCGCAGCGCTCTCGTTCGTCTCCCTGCATGCAGCCGCCGAAAAGCCCACCGTGATCCGTATCGGCGTCGCGCAGCAAGGCGCGGGCGATCCGCCTACCTTCGGCGGCTCGACCGCGGCCACAGTGCAGGGCCAGCAGTTGCTCGAAAAGGAATTCGCCGCCGACGGCATCAAGGTCGAGTGGCTCTTCTTCAAGGGCGCGGGCCCGGCGGTGAACGAGGCCATTGCCAACAATGCACTCGACTTCGCGTATCAAGGCGACTTGCCCTCGGTCCTCGCACGCGCCAATGGTCTCAAGACCCGCATCCTGCTCGAATCGGGCGTGCGTTCCGGCGTGAAGGTGGGGGTGCCTGCCGACTCGGACATCAAATCGATCAAGGACCTCAAGGACCGGCGGGTCGCCATTTTTCGCGGCACGAACCTGCAGCTCGTGGCCGACAACGCACTGGCCGAAAACCAGCTCGACGAACACGCGCTGCGCGTGATCAACCTGGACACGGCAAGCTCGCTCGCGGCGCTCGCATCGAAAGGCATCGACGCTTCGGTGAATGACTATCACCTTTACCGGCTGCGCGACCAGGGTCTTGCCCGCATCGTCTACGAATCGCAGCACGACGGGCCGCAGTTGACGCGCCAGGCGCATCTGCTCGTGCTCGACAGCTTCGAGAAGGCGCACCCCGATATCGTGCAGCGCGTAGTCAACGTCTTCGTGCAAGCGGCGCAATGGTCGTCCGACGAGGCCAACCGCGACGCGCTCTTCAAGCTGTGGGCGAAGAGCGGCGTGAGCTACGCGTCCTGGCAAGCCGAATTCGGCGAGCAACCCCTGAAGTATCGCAATTCGCCTCTCATCGACCCGTTCATCGTGGCGCGTTACAAGGCCGTTGCGCAGGACGCCCTGCGCCTGAAGCTGATTCGCCAGCCCGTGGACGTCGATTCGTGGTTCGAGCCGCGCTATCTCGACAACGCACTGCGCACGCAAAAGCTCGAACACTACTGGACCCGCTACGACGCCGCCGGCAAGCCGCTTGGCTGA
- a CDS encoding VTT domain-containing protein — MLTLPTAIPPDFGAGAVFLSVLVTQLGVPVPAAPVLILAGTMAAGGETSYGSLLAAAVIATLLADSLWFAAGRKRGRRLLNGLVRFSLSLDTTIRIARNVFERYGAPILAVAKFVPGLGLISAPLLGTTTVAVHVFLLWDTVGAALWAGTWLLGGAALHAEIVRFAAFVRANGMTIFDVLAVAGVLFLAWRWLRRMQFRHWLATHRISPDQLDEMMKSSAPPIVLDARPHTVREKEAYRIPGARPLNLESNEELSPELIGRPIVVYCVCPNEATAKRIVDQLRNKHIYHARALKGGLDAWERHGYPVEPLSNEFHAAHEHAEELEAGEEPEYTVRASLSK, encoded by the coding sequence ATGTTGACGCTCCCCACCGCGATTCCACCCGATTTCGGCGCCGGAGCGGTCTTTCTCAGCGTACTCGTCACGCAACTGGGCGTGCCCGTTCCGGCTGCGCCCGTGCTGATCCTCGCGGGCACGATGGCGGCGGGCGGCGAGACCTCCTACGGGAGCCTGCTGGCGGCGGCCGTGATCGCCACGCTGCTCGCCGATTCGCTGTGGTTCGCCGCGGGCCGCAAGCGCGGGCGGCGTTTGCTCAATGGGCTCGTGCGCTTTTCGCTGTCACTGGACACCACCATCCGCATCGCGCGCAATGTATTCGAGCGCTACGGCGCGCCGATTCTCGCGGTGGCCAAGTTCGTGCCCGGTCTCGGCCTGATTTCCGCGCCGCTGCTTGGCACGACGACGGTGGCGGTGCACGTCTTCCTGCTTTGGGACACGGTTGGCGCAGCGTTGTGGGCGGGCACCTGGCTGCTCGGCGGCGCGGCGCTGCACGCCGAGATCGTGCGTTTCGCGGCGTTCGTGCGCGCGAACGGCATGACGATCTTCGACGTGCTCGCCGTGGCGGGCGTGCTGTTTCTTGCCTGGCGCTGGCTGCGGCGCATGCAGTTCCGCCACTGGCTCGCCACGCATCGCATTTCGCCCGACCAGCTCGACGAGATGATGAAGTCGAGCGCGCCGCCCATCGTGCTCGACGCGCGCCCGCACACCGTGCGCGAGAAAGAGGCCTACCGGATTCCCGGCGCGCGGCCGCTGAACCTGGAATCGAACGAAGAACTGTCGCCCGAGCTGATCGGACGTCCGATCGTCGTGTACTGCGTGTGTCCGAACGAAGCGACGGCCAAGCGCATCGTCGATCAACTGCGCAACAAGCACATCTATCATGCGCGCGCGCTCAAGGGCGGCCTCGACGCCTGGGAGCGGCACGGCTATCCGGTCGAGCCGCTGTCCAACGAGTTCCACGCGGCGCATGAACATGCCGAGGAACTCGAAGCGGGCGAAGAACCGGAATACACCGTGCGGGCAAGCCTCTCCAAATGA
- a CDS encoding ABC transporter ATP-binding protein, producing the protein MSTVEPEGLDILHVSKRYGAGESALDVLDDVTLHVRPGEFVSVLGASGCGKSTLLRLIAGLDAGYSGAIMMRGERVGDTSLERGIVFQDHRLFPWLTAEQNILAALRNAPLSTREKREAVAEHIALVGLKGFERAYPHQLSGGMAQRVAIARGLVNRPRVLLLDEPFGALDALTRGRLQNELLRIWESERITMILVTHDVDEAIYLGDRVVTMAPRPGRIRRIVDVALPRPRERADPRFVRLRDEILADFSDGTTSPGDTVLPDTPTHSSGQWRMAW; encoded by the coding sequence ATGAGCACCGTTGAACCCGAGGGACTCGACATTCTGCACGTGAGCAAGCGTTACGGCGCCGGCGAGTCCGCGCTCGACGTGCTCGACGACGTGACGCTGCATGTGCGCCCCGGTGAATTCGTGAGCGTGCTCGGCGCGAGCGGGTGCGGCAAATCCACGCTGCTGCGCCTCATCGCCGGGCTCGACGCGGGCTATAGCGGCGCCATCATGATGCGCGGCGAACGCGTGGGCGACACCTCGCTCGAACGCGGCATCGTGTTCCAGGATCATCGGCTGTTTCCCTGGCTCACCGCCGAACAAAACATCCTGGCGGCGCTGCGCAATGCCCCGCTTTCGACGCGCGAGAAGCGCGAAGCGGTCGCGGAGCACATCGCACTCGTGGGCCTCAAGGGTTTCGAGCGGGCGTATCCGCATCAACTCTCGGGCGGCATGGCACAGCGCGTGGCGATTGCGCGCGGCCTCGTCAATCGTCCGCGCGTGCTGCTGCTGGACGAACCGTTCGGCGCACTCGACGCCCTCACGCGCGGCCGCCTGCAAAACGAATTGCTGCGTATCTGGGAAAGCGAACGCATCACGATGATCCTCGTCACCCACGATGTGGACGAGGCGATCTACCTCGGCGACCGTGTCGTGACGATGGCGCCGCGCCCCGGCCGCATCCGTCGCATCGTCGACGTGGCATTGCCGCGCCCGCGCGAGCGCGCCGATCCGCGCTTCGTGCGGTTGCGCGACGAAATCCTCGCCGACTTCTCCGATGGAACGACATCGCCCGGCGACACGGTGTTGCCCGACACCCCGACCCATTCTTCAGGTCAATGGCGCATGGCGTGGTGA
- a CDS encoding FAD-dependent oxidoreductase, translating into MSAEFKPYPFEAKQYAARLPVLEGGREAQRHAVTIVGGGPVGLAIALGLAQHGVRSVLIEADESVCYGSRAICISRRSLEIIERLGALDGFLAKGLPWTGGRSFYRNDEVLHFTMPQDENQKLPPMVNLAQYHIEQFLLDAAEQHDDLIDIRWRTKVTALQDDAHGATLSLSSPAGDYTAQTDWLIAADGGRSTVREALGLKLQGTSYEGRYVIVDILLDSARPTERLAYFDPASNPGSTVLVHKQPDNVWRIDYQLRDGEDADEAIKPENVMPRVQSLLDMMGEKASWSPVWITIYKANALTLERYRHGRVLFAGDAAHLVPIFGVRGANSGIDDADNLAWKLAYVVKGLASDTLLDSYSDERVYAAHENLSYGTKSTEFMAPPSFAFDLMRTAVLSLAREHAAVRSLINPRQTSAIAYSASPLNAASDAFENGPAPGTVLPECPLTIVDQAGARAGHVTDLIAPCFTAFYFSEDGATPAPIAALETTLAARALPFALVPLAQRQSTDTPRRSGWDHTGRLFEMCGAQPGALYLVRPDGHVLGRWHGDAITVAAQALAALDHALRA; encoded by the coding sequence ATGAGCGCCGAATTCAAACCCTATCCGTTCGAGGCGAAGCAGTACGCCGCGCGCCTGCCCGTACTCGAAGGCGGCCGTGAAGCCCAACGCCACGCCGTGACGATCGTCGGCGGCGGCCCGGTGGGCCTCGCCATCGCGCTCGGCCTCGCGCAGCACGGCGTGCGCTCGGTGCTGATCGAAGCCGACGAATCGGTCTGCTACGGCAGCCGCGCGATCTGCATCTCGCGCCGCAGCCTCGAAATCATCGAACGCCTCGGCGCGCTCGACGGCTTCCTCGCCAAAGGCCTGCCGTGGACGGGCGGGCGCAGCTTCTATCGCAACGACGAAGTGCTGCACTTCACGATGCCGCAGGACGAAAACCAGAAGCTGCCGCCGATGGTCAACCTCGCGCAGTACCACATCGAGCAGTTCCTGCTCGATGCAGCGGAACAGCACGACGACCTCATCGACATTCGCTGGCGCACGAAAGTGACGGCCCTGCAGGACGACGCGCACGGCGCCACGCTCTCGCTTTCCTCGCCCGCGGGCGACTACACCGCGCAGACCGACTGGCTCATCGCCGCGGACGGCGGCCGCAGCACGGTGCGCGAAGCGCTCGGCCTGAAGCTTCAGGGCACGAGCTACGAAGGCCGCTACGTGATCGTCGATATCCTGCTCGACAGCGCCCGGCCCACGGAACGGCTTGCGTATTTCGATCCGGCGTCGAATCCCGGTTCGACCGTGCTCGTCCACAAGCAGCCCGACAACGTGTGGCGCATCGACTATCAACTGCGCGACGGCGAGGACGCCGACGAGGCGATCAAACCCGAAAACGTCATGCCGCGCGTGCAGAGCCTGCTCGACATGATGGGCGAGAAAGCGTCGTGGTCGCCGGTCTGGATCACGATCTACAAGGCCAACGCGCTCACGCTCGAGCGCTACCGCCATGGCCGCGTGCTGTTCGCGGGCGACGCGGCGCACCTCGTGCCGATCTTCGGCGTGCGCGGCGCGAACTCGGGCATCGACGACGCCGACAATCTGGCGTGGAAACTCGCCTATGTCGTGAAGGGCCTCGCAAGCGACACGTTGCTCGACAGCTACTCCGACGAGCGCGTCTACGCCGCGCACGAAAACTTGAGCTACGGCACGAAGAGCACGGAGTTCATGGCGCCGCCGTCGTTCGCCTTCGATCTGATGCGCACCGCCGTGCTGAGCCTCGCGCGCGAGCACGCCGCCGTGCGCTCGCTGATCAATCCGCGCCAGACTTCGGCCATCGCCTACTCGGCCTCGCCGCTCAATGCGGCCTCGGACGCCTTCGAGAACGGCCCGGCGCCGGGCACGGTGCTGCCCGAATGCCCGCTCACGATCGTCGATCAGGCAGGCGCGCGCGCAGGCCACGTGACCGACCTGATCGCGCCGTGCTTCACGGCGTTCTACTTCAGCGAGGATGGCGCGACGCCCGCCCCGATCGCCGCGCTCGAAACAACGCTGGCCGCACGCGCGCTGCCGTTCGCACTGGTGCCGCTCGCGCAGCGCCAAAGCACCGACACGCCGCGCCGCAGCGGCTGGGACCACACCGGACGCCTGTTCGAGATGTGCGGCGCGCAACCTGGCGCGCTCTATCTCGTGCGCCCGGACGGCCACGTGCTCGGCCGCTGGCACGGCGACGCGATCACGGTCGCCGCGCAAGCGCTCGCCGCTCTCGACCACGCGCTGCGCGCCTGA
- a CDS encoding ABC transporter permease has product MTETAITIARDTPRAAPTSDAASTHTRWRAALRAFAWHLAPWLLPGLLFLLWNVGCAHGWIAPQILPAPQRVYETFVDLAQSGELARNTLISLQRVLLGFAGGTVLGLLIGGALGLSRTLEAWVLPSFNALVQIPVLGWLPFLLLLVGVGEPLKYLLIAHAALVPVTLSTMQGFRQTPAALDEVARVFAYTRWQRIVRLVLPAAIPTLATGVRLAFTKAWLALVVVELVASSEGLGYLIVYGRQLFQLDLVMASVVVVGAVGLVINWLLDALERRLRRGTPSAFRA; this is encoded by the coding sequence ATGACGGAAACCGCGATCACGATTGCCAGGGACACGCCGCGTGCAGCACCCACTAGCGACGCGGCATCAACCCACACACGCTGGCGCGCCGCACTACGGGCGTTCGCATGGCATCTCGCGCCCTGGTTGCTGCCCGGACTGCTCTTCCTGCTATGGAACGTGGGCTGCGCGCATGGCTGGATCGCGCCGCAAATCCTGCCCGCGCCGCAGCGCGTTTATGAAACGTTCGTCGACCTCGCCCAGAGCGGCGAGCTTGCGCGCAATACGCTGATCAGTCTGCAACGCGTCCTGCTGGGCTTTGCGGGCGGGACCGTGCTCGGCTTGCTGATCGGCGGCGCGCTCGGGCTCTCGCGCACGCTCGAAGCCTGGGTGCTGCCGAGCTTCAACGCCCTCGTGCAGATCCCCGTGCTCGGCTGGCTGCCTTTCTTGCTGTTGCTTGTCGGCGTGGGCGAACCGCTCAAGTATCTGCTCATCGCTCATGCGGCGCTCGTGCCGGTCACGCTTAGCACCATGCAGGGCTTTCGGCAGACACCCGCTGCGCTGGACGAAGTCGCGCGCGTATTCGCCTACACACGCTGGCAACGCATCGTGAGGCTCGTGCTGCCCGCGGCGATTCCCACGCTCGCAACCGGCGTGCGCCTCGCCTTCACGAAGGCGTGGCTCGCGCTCGTCGTGGTCGAACTCGTGGCGTCGTCAGAAGGGCTCGGTTATCTGATCGTGTATGGCCGCCAACTCTTTCAACTCGATCTCGTGATGGCTTCCGTGGTTGTGGTGGGCGCGGTCGGCCTCGTCATCAACTGGCTGCTCGATGCGCTCGAGCGGCGTTTGCGGCGCGGCACGCCATCGGCGTTTCGCGCTTGA
- a CDS encoding aldo/keto reductase has translation MEYRFLGASGMKVPVLSFGTGTFGGKGEFFEAWGATDVAEARKLIDICLDAGVTMFDTADIYSSGASEAVLGEALKGRRDKAIISTKATFRFDDEPNNVGSSRFHLKRAVDAALKRLQTDHIDLFQLHGFDARTPAEEVLSTLDELVRAGKILYTGVSNFSGWHLMKSLAVADRYGYPRYVANQTYYSLIGRDYEWELMPLGLDQGVGAVVWSPLGWGRLTGKIRRGQPLPQTSRLHKTAEQGPPVPDEYLFRVLDAIDEIAKETGKTVPQIALNWLLQRPTVATVLIGARDEAQLRQNLGAVGWNLTPEQVAKLDAASVVRPVYPYWHQEGFAERNPSPV, from the coding sequence ATGGAATACCGTTTTCTGGGTGCGTCTGGAATGAAGGTGCCGGTGCTGAGCTTCGGCACCGGCACGTTCGGCGGCAAGGGCGAGTTCTTCGAGGCGTGGGGCGCAACCGATGTCGCCGAAGCGCGCAAGCTCATCGACATTTGCCTCGACGCCGGCGTGACGATGTTCGATACCGCCGATATCTATTCGAGCGGTGCGTCGGAGGCGGTGCTTGGCGAAGCGCTCAAGGGACGCCGCGACAAGGCGATCATCTCGACCAAGGCAACCTTCCGCTTCGACGACGAACCCAATAACGTGGGCTCATCGCGCTTCCACTTGAAGCGCGCGGTCGACGCGGCGCTCAAGCGTCTGCAGACCGACCATATCGACCTGTTCCAGTTGCATGGTTTCGATGCGCGCACACCGGCCGAGGAGGTGCTGTCCACGCTCGATGAACTCGTGCGCGCGGGCAAGATTCTCTATACGGGCGTGTCGAACTTCTCGGGCTGGCACCTCATGAAATCGCTGGCGGTGGCCGATCGCTACGGCTATCCGCGCTACGTCGCGAACCAGACGTACTACTCGCTGATCGGCCGCGACTACGAGTGGGAACTGATGCCGCTCGGGCTCGATCAGGGCGTGGGCGCGGTGGTGTGGAGCCCGCTGGGCTGGGGGCGTTTGACCGGGAAGATCCGGCGCGGCCAGCCGCTGCCGCAGACAAGCCGTCTGCACAAAACGGCGGAGCAGGGTCCGCCAGTGCCGGACGAATACCTCTTTCGCGTGCTCGACGCCATCGACGAGATCGCGAAGGAAACCGGCAAGACCGTGCCGCAGATCGCGTTGAACTGGCTGCTGCAGCGGCCGACGGTCGCGACGGTGCTGATCGGCGCGCGCGACGAGGCGCAGTTGCGCCAGAACCTGGGCGCGGTCGGCTGGAATCTCACACCCGAACAGGTGGCGAAGCTCGACGCCGCGAGCGTCGTGCGCCCCGTGTACCCATACTGGCATCAGGAGGGTTTCGCCGAGCGCAACCCGTCGCCGGTTTGA
- a CDS encoding MFS transporter: MTAPAQRSSSVGWLPYLVAATFFMEYLDTTVIATALPQMARSFGIGPNSLSLGVTAYMLALAIFIPASGWVADRCGARTVFFGAVVTFTVASVLCGISQNVDEFVAARILQGIGGAMMVPVGRMVVVRSTEKSKLMQAISTITWPAIAAPVVGPPIGGFITTYASWRWIFLLNVPFGIAVLAAIAAIVPNLRGEQRRPLDVTGLVLSGASLTAILYGAELASQVGQNPWRAVAIVAAGVAIGVVAFVHAKRHPHPLVDVSTLKVPTFSVTIVTGSLTRIGIGAAPYLMPLMFQIGFGLSAFKSGLLLLASALGNLGMKALTTRILERWGFRLVSVVDVSVAGVSLIACGLLTPGTPLAIVLIVVFVYGVTRSMQFSTLATLAYADVAQPQMSAASTLWSAAAQMTIGLGIAFGALALRVAAHVNGETTGHVFTLDDFRLAFLGAGVLTLISVWGYAQMARDAGQNVGGGSRRQRA; encoded by the coding sequence ATGACCGCTCCCGCGCAACGTTCTTCCAGCGTCGGCTGGCTGCCGTACCTCGTCGCCGCCACGTTCTTCATGGAGTATCTGGACACAACCGTCATCGCCACGGCGCTGCCGCAGATGGCGCGCTCGTTCGGCATCGGCCCGAATAGCCTGAGCCTCGGCGTGACCGCCTATATGCTCGCACTCGCCATCTTCATTCCTGCCAGCGGCTGGGTGGCGGACCGCTGCGGGGCGCGCACCGTGTTTTTCGGCGCCGTGGTCACGTTCACGGTCGCGTCGGTGCTGTGCGGGATCTCGCAGAACGTCGACGAGTTCGTGGCCGCGCGCATCCTGCAAGGCATCGGCGGCGCGATGATGGTGCCGGTCGGGCGCATGGTCGTCGTGCGCAGCACCGAGAAAAGCAAGCTCATGCAGGCGATCTCGACGATCACCTGGCCCGCTATCGCCGCGCCCGTGGTCGGGCCGCCCATCGGCGGCTTCATTACGACCTATGCGTCGTGGCGCTGGATCTTTCTGCTGAACGTGCCGTTCGGCATTGCCGTGCTCGCGGCCATCGCCGCAATCGTGCCGAACCTGCGCGGCGAACAGCGCAGGCCGCTCGACGTCACAGGCCTCGTGCTGAGCGGGGCGTCGCTGACCGCCATTCTCTACGGCGCGGAACTCGCGAGTCAGGTCGGCCAGAATCCGTGGCGCGCGGTGGCGATCGTTGCGGCGGGCGTGGCGATCGGGGTCGTCGCGTTCGTGCATGCGAAGCGTCATCCGCATCCGCTCGTCGATGTTTCCACGCTGAAAGTACCGACGTTCTCCGTCACGATCGTGACCGGCTCGCTCACGCGTATCGGCATCGGTGCGGCGCCTTACTTGATGCCGCTGATGTTCCAGATCGGCTTCGGTCTCTCGGCGTTCAAGTCCGGCCTGCTGCTGCTCGCGAGCGCGCTCGGCAATCTCGGCATGAAGGCGCTCACGACGCGCATTCTCGAACGCTGGGGCTTCCGGCTCGTCTCGGTCGTCGACGTCAGTGTTGCAGGTGTCTCGCTGATCGCGTGCGGCCTGCTCACGCCCGGCACGCCGCTCGCCATCGTGCTGATCGTCGTGTTCGTGTACGGCGTGACGCGCTCGATGCAGTTTTCCACCCTCGCCACGCTGGCCTACGCCGATGTCGCACAGCCGCAGATGAGCGCGGCCAGCACGCTCTGGAGCGCGGCGGCGCAGATGACCATCGGCCTTGGCATTGCATTCGGCGCGCTCGCGCTGCGGGTGGCCGCGCACGTCAACGGCGAAACGACCGGCCATGTGTTCACGCTCGACGACTTCCGGCTCGCCTTTCTCGGAGCCGGCGTGCTCACGCTGATTTCGGTGTGGGGGTATGCGCAGATGGCGCGCGATGCGGGACAGAACGTAGGCGGCGGCTCGCGCAGGCAGCGCGCCTAG
- a CDS encoding carbonic anhydrase, giving the protein MPDNTHSHDDHSDSCGCDLLHLLDGVDEFTHHVFPGNKELFHSLAHSQAPHTLFITCADSRVSPEMITQAKPGDLFVCRNIGNIVPAYGEMLGGVSAVVEFAVLALNVKQIVLCGHTDCGAMKGLASGAEATANMPTVQAWLRNAEAARSVVKTRGLDDDHIVQALVEENVRLQLTHLRTHPAVAARVAQGQLELQGWVYDIGHGKVTVLDEAHGKFLSLAEARARLRKRVEE; this is encoded by the coding sequence ATGCCAGACAACACCCACTCGCACGACGATCACTCCGATTCGTGCGGCTGCGATCTGTTACACCTGCTCGACGGCGTGGACGAATTCACTCATCACGTTTTCCCGGGCAACAAGGAGCTGTTCCACAGCCTCGCCCACAGCCAGGCGCCGCACACGCTTTTCATCACCTGCGCCGACTCGCGCGTTTCGCCGGAAATGATCACGCAGGCCAAGCCCGGTGATCTGTTCGTTTGCCGCAACATCGGCAATATCGTGCCGGCCTATGGCGAAATGCTCGGCGGCGTGTCGGCCGTCGTGGAATTCGCGGTGCTCGCGCTCAACGTGAAGCAGATCGTGCTGTGCGGCCATACCGACTGCGGCGCGATGAAGGGCCTCGCCTCGGGCGCGGAAGCCACGGCCAACATGCCCACCGTGCAGGCGTGGCTGCGCAACGCGGAAGCGGCACGCAGCGTGGTGAAGACCCGCGGTCTGGACGACGACCACATCGTCCAGGCGCTCGTGGAAGAAAACGTCCGCCTGCAACTCACGCACCTTCGCACGCACCCCGCGGTGGCGGCTCGCGTGGCTCAGGGTCAGCTCGAACTGCAGGGCTGGGTCTATGACATCGGGCACGGCAAGGTCACCGTGCTGGACGAAGCACACGGCAAGTTCCTGTCGCTGGCCGAAGCGCGCGCGCGCCTGCGCAAGCGCGTCGAAGAATAA